The window ATTTCGCGCCAAAAAAAGTggaaaaaagattttaaaaaatcacaaaaatctCCCGCCGAAATAAAAACCCCTTAAAAACTCACAACGCACACAGAGACTTTCATATCGTATATCTCCACCTCCAtcatttctagagagagaaacaagagagagagagagagagagaatggcgAAGTTAATGCCGACCCCAGATGCGATTTCGACCGTCTTGGCGAACAAGTCGCCGGACGAGTCGGTTGAGCTGCCGGAGATAGTGGTCCAGGTCTCCGATCTCACCCCTAGGGGAAAATCTTACATGTGAGCTTTGCTTTCTCTGTttgttcttctcttttctcgctttcttttctttgtggGGTTTTATTTAGAGTTTTCAAGAAACCCTTTTTAGATCTAGATCTGGTTGCtgtcttcaatttttttggaatttaggttttgggttttgtaaaATGATTATTGGTTAGTTTGGAATGTGGAAATTTCGCGTGTGATCGAGCTTTTGTGTTTGTAATATGGTGTTCTAGGTTTATTGCTACTGATGGAAATGCGAAGCTAAAGGGGATGCTTTCCTCGCGGCTGGGTCCCCAGGTCACATCTGGGGAGATTCAGAATCTGGGTCTCATTCGCGTTCTCGGTTATTCTGTTAATTTCAATTCAAACTTATCCGAAAAGTAAGCTTTTCACTTTGATTCCCTATCTCTCTCCGTCGGTTGAAATATTGTGAAGGAAGTGTTGATGTTTTTGTTTTGCTGTTTTCAGTTATCTGCTTGTAACAAAATGTGATGTGGTTTCGGCTGCACTTgaggcggaggtgaaaaatgaGGTGAAAAAGGAAGATGTTGGGATTATTTTGAAGCCCAAGCAAGAAATGGTTTCGAAATCTGCTGCTCAAATTGTGAATGAGCAGGCTGGGAAGTAAGTGGTTTTGTTTTGCTGCCAATCAGCTGTGACTGTGTAATTGAATTTATGAGTGTGTGTTGATAGTTTGATTTTGTATGAATTGATTTCAGTATGGCTCCGTCTGCGAGAATGGCTATGACACGAAGGGTTCACCCGCTTGTTTCCTTGAACCCTTACCAAGGAAATTGGACCATAAAGGTTCGTGTTACAAACAAGGGTACGATGCGTACATACAAGAATGCTAGAGGTGAAGGTTGCGTCTTCAATGTGGAGTTAACAGATGAAGATGTAAGCCGAAGACACTTTGTTTTGTTGGCATTCTTCCAGTTTCCCAATTCTAATTGCTTAATGTAGACGGTGTGGTGGTTCTTATGTAATGTAAATTTGTTTGTGTTTGTTTAGGGAACACAAATTCAAGCAACAATGTTTAATGAAGCTGCAAAGAAGTTCTTTGAAAAGTTTGAGTTAGGAAAGGTTTATTACATTTCAAAGGGGTCTCTGCGGGTTGCTAACAAGCAGTTTAAGACAGTGCAAAATGATTATGAAATGACATTAAATGAGTATTCTGAGGTGGAAGAAGCTAGCAATGAAGCGGCCTTTGTTCCCGAAACAAAATTCAATTTTGTTCCAGTTGATATGTTGGGTCCCCATGTTAATGGAAAGGAGCTTGTGGGTAAGCAACCCACTCCCAGAATCTGTTTTCGATGTGTGTTGTCTGTTTTCTCAATTACTCATATCTGATTTATTTCCCAGATGTTATTGGAGTTGTTCAAAATGTGTCTCCTACAATGAGCATTAGAAGGAAGATCGACAATGAGAGTATTCCAAAGCGTGATATCACCATTGCTGATGATACGTAAGCTTACAACACTTGTCGAGTAACTGACTACACTTTTCCATATGTTAATGCTGTGTATTGAAACAATTTGTATTTGAACTGCAGGAAGAAGACAGTTGTGGTTGCTTTGTGGGGTGAGCTTGCAACTAGTG is drawn from Malus domestica chromosome 14, GDT2T_hap1 and contains these coding sequences:
- the LOC103455429 gene encoding replication protein A 70 kDa DNA-binding subunit B-like, which codes for MAKLMPTPDAISTVLANKSPDESVELPEIVVQVSDLTPRGKSYMFIATDGNAKLKGMLSSRLGPQVTSGEIQNLGLIRVLGYSVNFNSNLSENYLLVTKCDVVSAALEAEVKNEVKKEDVGIILKPKQEMVSKSAAQIVNEQAGNMAPSARMAMTRRVHPLVSLNPYQGNWTIKVRVTNKGTMRTYKNARGEGCVFNVELTDEDGTQIQATMFNEAAKKFFEKFELGKVYYISKGSLRVANKQFKTVQNDYEMTLNEYSEVEEASNEAAFVPETKFNFVPVDMLGPHVNGKELVDVIGVVQNVSPTMSIRRKIDNESIPKRDITIADDTKKTVVVALWGELATSVGQQLLDIADQSPIVAIKSLKVGDFQGVSLSTLSKSTILVNPESPEAKKLRSWYDSEGKGASLASVGSGMSPSAKSGGRSMYSDKVTLSHISEDPSLGEDKPVFFSVKAFISSIRPDQAMWYRACKTCNKKVTEAIGSGYWCEGCQKNDEECSLRYISVARVTDVSGETYLSLFNDEAERVIGCSADELDKLKSQDGDENEFQQKLKEATWVPHLFRVSVTLNEYNNEKRKRITARAVAPVDFAAESRFLLEEISKMKAS